In Elaeis guineensis isolate ETL-2024a chromosome 1, EG11, whole genome shotgun sequence, a genomic segment contains:
- the LOC105039873 gene encoding epoxide hydrolase 1: MEGVSGISHQTVEANGIRMHVAEKGEGPAVLLLHGFPELWYSWRHQIASLAARGYRAIAPDLRGFGDTDAPPDVSSYNIFHLVGDLVALLDALALSQAFVVGHDWGAHVAWHLCMFRPDRVKAVVNLSVAFLPRNPAMKPVDYFRSIYGDEYYICRFQEPDAAEAEFARLGAATVLKKFFTYRDPGPIYIPKDGWGSPNEQITLPSWLSEADINYYTSKFEKSGFTGPINYYRCFDLNWELTEPWNGAQANVPAKFIVGDLDLTYHYPNMQDYIHKGGFKKDVPLLQEVVVMEGVAHFINQEKAQEIADHIYDFIQKF, from the exons ATGGAGGGGGTTTCGGGGATCTCGCATCAGACGGTGGAGGCGAACGGGATAAGGATGCACGTGGCGGAGAAGGGGGAGGGGCCGGCGGTACTTCTCCTCCACGGCTTCCCGGAGCTCTGGTACTCGTGGCGCCACCAGATCGCCAGCCTCGCCGCCCGCGGCTACCGTGCCATCGCTCCCGACCTCCGCGGCTTCGGCGACACCGACGCGCCACCCGACGTCTCCTCCTACAACATTTTCCACCTCGTCGGCGACCTCGTCGCCCTCCTCGACGCCCTCGCCCTCTCTCAG GCGTTTGTGGTGGGGCATGACTGGGGGGCGCATGTGGCCTGGCATCTGTGCATGTTTAGGCCGGACCGGGTGAAAGCGGTGGTGAACTTGAGCGTGGCGTTTCTGCCCCGGAACCCAGCTATGAAGCCCGTGGATTACTTTCGGTCTATTTATGGGGATGAATACTATATCTGTAGATTCCAG GAACCTGACGCTGCAGAAGCAGAATTTGCTCGGCTTGGAGCTGCAACGGTCCTTAAGAAATTTTTCACATATCGCGATCCAGGGCCTATTTACATACCCAAGGATGGCTGGGGTTCACCTAATGAGCAGATCACATTGCCTTCTTGGCTCTCAGAAGCAGACATCAACTATTACACAAGCAAGTTTGAGAAGTCTGGTTTTACTGGGCCAATCAATTACTACCGATGTTTTGACTT AAACTGGGAGCTTACAGAGCCATGGAATGGAGCACAAGCGAATGTACCGGCTAAGTTTATTGTTGGAGACTTGGATCTCACTTACCATTACCCAAATATGCAGGACTACATCCACAAGGGTGGCTTCAAGAAAGATGTTCCGCTCCTTCAGGAAGTAGTTGTTATGGAGGGAGTTGCTCACTTCATCAACCAGGAGAAGGCACAGGAGATCGCCGATCACATCTACGACTTCATCCAGA